A window of Magnolia sinica isolate HGM2019 chromosome 13, MsV1, whole genome shotgun sequence genomic DNA:
AAGACTATAAAATCCACTAGGTCCTTTGGAATCTCCTTTATTTAtagcgtatgagtacaattgtgtgcatggacatacgtcagaggtacaactgtaTCAGTAGTCTGATCAGCTAATGTAAAAATGGGTTCATCACCATGAGGTACTAATgggtgggcgttaatgcaacgtagTCATCCACTtgagtacggtgttgtaagaaataataTACATCGTTTACGAAAATACATGGAAAgtatcacatgcatcacagttttacaattttatttcttaaattcatgtTCTTTTATTATTTGTATTCTATTTTTATCCATTATTTATAAAAATTGATATAAtatgaacatgttaaattttgagtAAGAAATGACCTTACTAGGCTATTATGCTCACCCTACTACAAAAAATGAAGAGGTGCAGAGCTGAAATACTACGAGTAAACCggcctctactattagttttatttttctaaaaaattaagtTTAGTTTAAATTCAATTCAgtttttgttatttaggtttagtttatattccaaatttcgatgtaggaaaaaaaaaataaaaaaaataaaaaaactatcaagagagttgaatttaataaacatttcagcaGTATTTTCTTTAGATAGCATTGAATATCGATTAAATTTGATTGAATCATGTGAATTGTAATAAATAATCAATATATTAAAACTCACGAACATGAGATTCAGGTCTTGAATACCCTATTCAGGTACCCGAATGTCAGGgcgtgacagagagagagaggagggtggtgatggtggtggatgGTTGTTGAGTTGAGAGAGGGTTTGAGATCGGGTGCGGTGGatagggttagagatacttaaaaattaagatatatatatatatatatatatatatatatatatatatatatatatatatatatatatatatatatatatatatttgagttgAGTCGGGTTTCAGATCGAATCGAGTATGACCGGaccgagtttcgagtcgagttactgagtaacttggactcgactcggtttgagtttggattgggcgaagcGTACTTGGTTTGGACCGACTCACTCATTcagttcggatcgagtcgggtttGAATGAGTCGGATGAGTCAAGTTAGGCAAGTCGAGTCATCCTGTGCCCAGCTCTATGTCCGACCTAGTCACTTTGATTCACAGCTCATGGCATTTAAAAGAAAGATGGCCTTATGATACAATGGTCTTGATGATCTGATGAGCCTCACTTGACTGGGATATTTGTatgtgggagatttttggggcatcgtTCATCCACTGTAGGGCGCACTTCATCTTCTATTTAAATCACCGAACCATGGACCACTTCTTGTACGGATTGCATTCGTAACCAAACTTGAAATTAAACTGAGCCGAATTTACTCGAAGGGTTTTAAGTCGGCATGAACTGTATGAGTGAGAGCAACATCGCAATGCATTATGAAACCATAACAAATTACACAGACGCTTGCAGGAGTTCCACACGATAGATTCCAGTCTTTCTACCTCCCCAAGATCACAAGTGATACCAAACACCATATCCAAACAACAAAAGCCATCTCAGTAACCAACCAGCTCTTCCGGCCCGCATCGCTTTTCCCATGGTTCACATCGGCAGTGGATCCACCACTACTGGAATTGCTAGAGTTCCCTTTGACACAACAAACACCACCACAAGGAAAATGTGACATAAGAATCATACTTTCTGTAGAACTAGAGATATCAATGGGCTCGGTGTATTCACAACCCATTAGTTAGCCCAGGCCAATAGGTTCGGTTCGACCTATTCAAAAACCAGGACCTAACTGGCCCATCAACAGCTCATTGACAACCCTACATTACccagaaaaggagagaaaaagagagttaCCATTCGTTGGACCCCCACTGGCAATTTGCTTGAAAATCTGAGCGTCGGTTGAATTCGGCGGAATGTGTAGAATATCTGAAAGCATTTCCTCAACATTAGCTAAGGGGTATATCATACATGGATGTGGCAGCTCGCCGGCACGCGGCACATGTAGCGGCCTGGCACATCTTAGATCCGGCTAGTTTGTCATTTGGGTCCCATCATACATGTGCCCTGGCCCGAAAGTCCGGTAATTCCAGACTCGGATTTCCTGCTTTTGCAGGAAGTTACTGAGCTGGGATGCCAGttggggccgactgtgatgtttttcagaaatccaccccgtcgaTCAGTTTTGcgaggtcattttaggacatgcgaccgaaATTGaaatgtatccaaaactcaagtgggccgtacgagAGAGAAAACTGAGGAAAGGGttccctaccgttgaaaccttcctgggctccaccttgatgtttatatgccatccaaaccgtttatgaggtaattcccactgggatgaagtgaaaacactaaaaatttATCCTGATAGgtaacttttatggccataaaaatatttcaacggtggtcactgaattcctactgtttccttttgtgtggcccactcgggtATTGGGTCCACCTCATTTTCGGTtgaatgttctaaaatgatctcacaaaacgtatggacggggtggatttctaactaacatcacagtagaccccaaCTGACATTCCAGCGCAGGGACTCCCTGCGAAAGTCCGGTGATTCGACCCATCTAGTGGCTCAGTCTGATTTCCGGGTCAGATTAAGTACAAGAGAGGATCTgtctgatgaatggttcagatctctcatataaaaaagaaaaaagaaaaaagttacaTACCTATGCACTCAGAACCGTTGACAGGGACGCTACAAGTCTTGGGAAGTGTTAATGCCAATGATATATTGACCTTAAATCCAAGCTGCGGGTCGTTTCTATTCTTCACAAGCACACACAAGCATTTCTTGCTCTTGTCGACGAGCTGCTTGAGTCCGCTACAACAATCGGGAGTTGGGACCTTTGCTTTCTCCTCCATGAATGGCAGACATGTGGCGAGGCCAGCCAGCTGGGTCGCGCACTCGGCCCGATCACTCGCGAAGTCCGATTGGCCAACGCCCAACAAGCAAAACGCTAAGATGAATGCTAATTGGGAGTATGGAAAACTTCTTGCCATGGCTAAGATGAGAGATGGAGAGTTTGGATGGTTTCCTACTCAACAAAGGATTCTCTTATTGAAGGAGGTGGATTTGGAGGAATTGACAGAGTGTTGGTTAGAGGTTCAAAAATCAAAAGGCTTGAGAAGAAGACTTTGGGTGGTTTCCGTCTCAAACTAGGATTCTCTTAATATAAAGAAAGGGTTTGGATGCATACAATAACTACGTTggttaggaaatcggattgcgtactgagttacttagtacgcttttatcgtactgagtaaactcagttgggcccgctgtgaatttatgtggtttatccacaccgtccatccatttttactgctaatgttagggttgatcccaaaattgaagtaaatccaaagcccaagtggaccattacacaggaaacagtgtggaataatgatttccaccgttgaaactttccaagggtctagaatattttttatttatcacccaacctgttcataagatcacaaagacaggGATGAAGAGAGTggacaaacatcagcttgatccaaaacttctttggcctccaaaaatttttcaatggtagagattcaatcaaaccgtttcctgtggtgtggtccacttgagattttaatttgcttcatttttgggttcaagccctaaaattatcttttaacatagattaacggagtggataaaataaataaataacagtggaccccacacagtttactcagtacgcaatccgcttccgttggtTAGAGGCTCTAAAGGCTCCCGTCTGAAAATGCCCGGACGACTGACGCTGGAATGGCAAATGCATAATGGCATTGGGTCGTTTTGATTGAATGGTATCCAGTGCAATCGGGTGCACATATGTTACTGATAGCTTGATTTTGGTGATGTGGCGCACGTATGGGATCCTGACCCGTTCATATCTTGGGTCGTGCTGCTGATGGGCTATAAACCAAAAAAATCATGCTGGTTGGTTGATCTTATCCGTGGATTGGACCTTCGATAGTTACCAATAGATATATGAAGTGGTCCGAACAAAGGTCGAAATTTTATTGTGAAAAGGACTGCTGGTGTTATTGGACGGTTacgattaacggtctggatcttgATGGGTTCCTGGTTCAGGGAGGCAGATTGTTGGACGTGTAAATTAGATACATGCGTCTAACACCATATCCTTCTTAACGGGAAAGAGGagttattttatactctggcagattaTGACACTTAATACACAGGCACTATGAAATTATACACCTGCCATACATAAACTAAAATTAAACCGATTAATTCGTGGGACACACTTCTGTATTGAAAATCCCAAATTCAGATTACTCGGGCAATCAGAACCTTcgattggtggacacttgtttgttgaaataggaccattggatattttcatttttaaccgtccagaaaatgtccaccaatctgatggaCAGATAATCAAATGACCATAAATTTTTGCTTCCTGATCCATCTAAACTGGGCcccataatttggatagtttaattcgAATTACTGAACATGCATTTTCTAAGTACTAAGTACTGCCTATCATCCACcatactctgctagagtatcgaagttttttcTCAATGGCTTAAAACCTTACGCAAGCCTCTGTTTGGGTGGGCTCCAGATTTCGTTATCTTTTAGTACCCATCTTGTTTAGGCCTGAGCCCCTGTCTTTGTCTATGGAGTAGGGGCTGGAAAAGGTCCACATCAGCTTCGACCAGTTGTGATCGTTGCGGGCAAGGTTTTTAATACATGATGCCATCTGGCTCTCATAATTTGATAAATGCAGGCAGAGTTCGCACACAGTCGAgcttctgtgaggcccaccgtgatgtgtgtgtcgaatccaaaccgtgcatcaggtGCACTTCCTCATGTCTGCCATGCGTACCGAAGATCAGGCTAATAAAAAAATTCCCGTGGTATGGCCCTTGTCATTTAATGGCCTGATCCTTGGGTTGTCCCTTCATATTAGTACGGTGTGTCTGATAACTGGATTGGATGGCGGATAAGGAGGCGGATTGGCTGCTGTAAATACGTGTcggcgaagacgagcactgacgctcctcgagctccgagttgtacgaacggttcaaaggagatcaaagttacatg
This region includes:
- the LOC131224030 gene encoding non-specific lipid transfer protein GPI-anchored 14-like, which encodes MARSFPYSQLAFILAFCLLGVGQSDFASDRAECATQLAGLATCLPFMEEKAKVPTPDCCSGLKQLVDKSKKCLCVLVKNRNDPQLGFKVNISLALTLPKTCSVPVNGSECIDILHIPPNSTDAQIFKQIASGGPTNGNSSNSSSGGSTADVNHGKSDAGRKSWLVTEMAFVVWIWCLVSLVILGR